Proteins from one Nilaparvata lugens isolate BPH chromosome 10, ASM1435652v1, whole genome shotgun sequence genomic window:
- the LOC111053238 gene encoding TRPL translocation defect protein 14 isoform X4: MMSEIQAVSCGYKFQENLLKTMLQIENTFFELGETCQRDCLIICDRGAMDASAFISKDKWERMMNSNGWNPVELRDNRYNQIIHMVSAANGAEDFYSTEDHACRSENVGLARELDYNAAAAWVGHPYFDVIDNSTDFEAKICRMIASVCQKLGIDTGDRLQTNSRKRKFLVKCLPDDAHFPPFQDFDVVHNYLQANNPNMQARLRKRGQKGHWSYIHTIRKPKIRGQVIEVKTQLTHRDYINMLAQRDDSHFTIFKKRRCFLYNNQYFQLDIYREPCHARCKGLILLETYSALENGHLERCLPKFLTLVEEVTGNPDYSMFNLSLREEWDTTKKFCRKFQGIYSYTSYTGFYKIGHVFQGDDVACESDFLMKN; the protein is encoded by the exons GCTATAAATTTCAAGAGAATCTATTAAAGACAATGCTGCAaatagaaaatacattttttgaattagGGGAAACATGCCAGCGAGACTGTTTGATTATCTGTGATCGTGGAGCTATGGATGCGTCTGCAT TCATCTCCAAAGATAAATGGGAGAGAATGATGAACTCGAACGGATGGAACCCGGTTGAATTGCGGGACAATCGATACAATCAGATTATCCACATGGTCTCAGCAGCAAATGGTGCTGAAGACTTCTACAGTACTGAG GACCATGCCTGTCGGAGCGAAAACGTCGGACTAGCCAGGGAACTGGATTACAACGCAGCGGCTGCTTGGGTGGGACACCCCTACTTCGATGTCATTGATAACTCCACTGATTTCGAAGCCAAAATCTGTCGGATGATTGCT AGTGTGTGCCAGAAGCTGGGCATCGACACGGGCGACCGGCTGCAGACCAACTCCCGCAAGCGCAAGTTTCTGGTGAAGTGTCTGCCCGACGATGCCCACTTCCCCCCCTTCCAGGACTTCGACGTCGTCCACAACTACCTGCAGGCCAACAACCCCAACATGCAGGCTAGGTTACGCAAGCGCGGCCAGAAAG GTCATTGGAGCTACATTCACACAATTAGAAAACCGAAGATCAGAGGGCAAGTGATCGAGGTGAAAACGCAGTTGACACACAGAGACTACATCAACATGCTCGCTCAGCGCGACGATTCACATTTCACCATCTTCAAGAAAAGACGCTGTTTCCTCTACAATAACCAGTACTTCCAGTTGGACATCTACCGTGAACCTTGCCATGCTAG ATGTAAAGGATTAATTTTGCTCGAGACGTATTCAGCACTGGAAAACGGCCATCTTGAAAGATGTCTGCCGAAATTCCTCACCCTGGTCGAAGAAGTGACCGGCAACCCCGACTACTCCATGTTTAACCTTTCACTCAGAGAAGAATGGGACACTACAAAAAAGTTCTGTCGTAAATTTCAAGGTATTTACTCCTATACTTCATACACTGGATTTTACAAGATCGGTCACGTTTTTCAAGGCGATGACGTTGCATGTGAGTCTGACTTTTTAATGAAAAACTGA
- the LOC111053238 gene encoding TRPL translocation defect protein 14 isoform X5, which produces MLQIENTFFELGETCQRDCLIICDRGAMDASAFISKDKWERMMNSNGWNPVELRDNRYNQIIHMVSAANGAEDFYSTEDHACRSENVGLARELDYNAAAAWVGHPYFDVIDNSTDFEAKICRMIASVCQKLGIDTGDRLQTNSRKRKFLVKCLPDDAHFPPFQDFDVVHNYLQANNPNMQARLRKRGQKGHWSYIHTIRKPKIRGQVIEVKTQLTHRDYINMLAQRDDSHFTIFKKRRCFLYNNQYFQLDIYREPCHARCKGLILLETYSALENGHLERCLPKFLTLVEEVTGNPDYSMFNLSLREEWDTTKKFCRKFQGIYSYTSYTGFYKIGHVFQGDDVACESDFLMKN; this is translated from the exons ATGCTGCAaatagaaaatacattttttgaattagGGGAAACATGCCAGCGAGACTGTTTGATTATCTGTGATCGTGGAGCTATGGATGCGTCTGCAT TCATCTCCAAAGATAAATGGGAGAGAATGATGAACTCGAACGGATGGAACCCGGTTGAATTGCGGGACAATCGATACAATCAGATTATCCACATGGTCTCAGCAGCAAATGGTGCTGAAGACTTCTACAGTACTGAG GACCATGCCTGTCGGAGCGAAAACGTCGGACTAGCCAGGGAACTGGATTACAACGCAGCGGCTGCTTGGGTGGGACACCCCTACTTCGATGTCATTGATAACTCCACTGATTTCGAAGCCAAAATCTGTCGGATGATTGCT AGTGTGTGCCAGAAGCTGGGCATCGACACGGGCGACCGGCTGCAGACCAACTCCCGCAAGCGCAAGTTTCTGGTGAAGTGTCTGCCCGACGATGCCCACTTCCCCCCCTTCCAGGACTTCGACGTCGTCCACAACTACCTGCAGGCCAACAACCCCAACATGCAGGCTAGGTTACGCAAGCGCGGCCAGAAAG GTCATTGGAGCTACATTCACACAATTAGAAAACCGAAGATCAGAGGGCAAGTGATCGAGGTGAAAACGCAGTTGACACACAGAGACTACATCAACATGCTCGCTCAGCGCGACGATTCACATTTCACCATCTTCAAGAAAAGACGCTGTTTCCTCTACAATAACCAGTACTTCCAGTTGGACATCTACCGTGAACCTTGCCATGCTAG ATGTAAAGGATTAATTTTGCTCGAGACGTATTCAGCACTGGAAAACGGCCATCTTGAAAGATGTCTGCCGAAATTCCTCACCCTGGTCGAAGAAGTGACCGGCAACCCCGACTACTCCATGTTTAACCTTTCACTCAGAGAAGAATGGGACACTACAAAAAAGTTCTGTCGTAAATTTCAAGGTATTTACTCCTATACTTCATACACTGGATTTTACAAGATCGGTCACGTTTTTCAAGGCGATGACGTTGCATGTGAGTCTGACTTTTTAATGAAAAACTGA